The Shewanella sp. NFH-SH190041 genome has a window encoding:
- a CDS encoding zinc ribbon domain-containing protein yields the protein MALITCPVCGKRISSLATSCSHCQARLDGDLTSTRRINHIKQSNRLMNQSFVAMTLFIAGMVLWFWGGEPATGNRALLALICFVTGFVGYLFCRVRMVLHKRKDV from the coding sequence ATGGCGTTGATAACCTGCCCGGTTTGCGGGAAACGGATTTCCAGTCTGGCGACCAGTTGTAGTCACTGCCAGGCTAGGCTGGATGGCGATTTAACGTCTACACGGCGTATTAACCATATCAAGCAGTCCAATCGTTTGATGAACCAGAGCTTTGTCGCCATGACCTTGTTTATTGCCGGCATGGTACTCTGGTTCTGGGGTGGCGAACCCGCCACCGGTAATCGGGCGCTGCTGGCACTGATTTGCTTTGTTACCGGCTTTGTTGGCTACCTGTTCTGCCGCGTCAGAATGGTATTACATAAAAGGAAAGATGTATGA
- a CDS encoding S8 family serine peptidase — MQFSVKPVALAIALGTCFGAYAGDSERYIIKFKDGKEKAVKAQMISSGAKLELDLRRHGAAAFSVPVQALTGLANNPNIEYIEPDVKRFPLSQTVPYGISMVQANLVSDATTSNMTVCIIDSGYELNHEDLSGNIVSGTNDEGTGDWHTDENGHGTHVAGTIAALNNDVGVVGVNPNGNLNLHIIKVFNADGWGYSSSLVSALDRCEDAGAKVINMSLGGSVKSRTEDRAFAAAEDRGILSIAAAGNDGNTRHSYPASYNSVVSVAAIDNNKLHADFSQQTNQVELAAPGVGVLSSVPMETALVANATVANMEYQAIGMDGSPTGDTSGILMDCGMGENPCDANGKVCLIQRGNIAFSDKVLACETGGGVAAIIYNNEAGALNGTLGDIVTTIPSVGVTDQDGVAMLAAVGANANVSIATGNYAYFDGTSMASPHVAGVAALVWSHHPQCSNTEIRNILRVTAEDLGAVGRDDLYGYGLVKAKDAVDYIAANGCTGGDGGGGNSDKPCKGRNCR; from the coding sequence ATGCAGTTTAGTGTTAAACCTGTTGCATTGGCTATCGCATTGGGGACGTGTTTTGGAGCTTATGCAGGCGACTCAGAACGCTATATTATTAAATTCAAGGATGGCAAAGAAAAGGCTGTTAAAGCACAAATGATATCAAGCGGAGCAAAGCTTGAGTTGGATCTTCGACGACATGGCGCTGCGGCATTCAGCGTGCCTGTTCAAGCTTTAACTGGGCTGGCGAACAATCCAAATATTGAATACATTGAACCAGATGTAAAACGATTTCCGTTATCACAAACTGTTCCATATGGTATTTCAATGGTACAGGCCAATCTGGTTAGTGATGCGACAACTTCCAATATGACCGTTTGTATTATTGATTCTGGTTACGAGTTGAACCATGAAGATTTATCTGGAAATATAGTTTCTGGTACTAATGATGAGGGGACGGGGGATTGGCACACTGATGAAAATGGTCATGGAACGCATGTTGCTGGCACTATTGCGGCATTAAATAATGATGTAGGGGTCGTAGGTGTTAATCCTAATGGTAATTTGAATCTACATATTATTAAGGTATTTAATGCCGATGGCTGGGGGTATTCCTCATCTTTGGTCTCAGCACTGGATCGTTGTGAAGATGCCGGAGCAAAGGTTATTAATATGAGTTTGGGCGGTAGTGTGAAGAGTCGCACTGAAGATCGCGCGTTTGCGGCGGCCGAAGACCGAGGGATATTAAGCATTGCTGCTGCTGGAAATGACGGTAATACCCGTCACTCTTATCCTGCATCGTACAACTCAGTTGTCTCTGTTGCCGCGATAGACAACAATAAACTTCATGCTGACTTTTCTCAGCAAACCAATCAGGTTGAATTAGCCGCCCCAGGAGTGGGTGTGTTGTCTTCAGTTCCAATGGAGACGGCGCTGGTTGCTAATGCAACAGTTGCTAATATGGAATACCAAGCGATAGGGATGGATGGTTCTCCTACAGGAGATACATCGGGTATTTTGATGGACTGTGGTATGGGTGAAAATCCGTGTGATGCGAATGGCAAGGTATGCCTTATTCAGCGAGGAAATATTGCTTTCTCTGATAAAGTTCTAGCCTGTGAAACTGGCGGTGGTGTTGCAGCAATTATTTATAATAATGAAGCTGGCGCATTGAATGGAACCTTAGGAGATATTGTCACTACGATACCTTCTGTAGGAGTCACTGACCAAGATGGGGTTGCCATGCTTGCTGCCGTAGGCGCCAATGCGAATGTTAGTATTGCTACTGGAAATTATGCTTATTTTGATGGTACATCAATGGCTTCTCCTCATGTAGCCGGGGTCGCTGCTTTGGTATGGAGTCATCATCCCCAATGCAGCAATACTGAAATCCGTAATATTCTGAGAGTAACGGCAGAAGATCTAGGCGCTGTTGGGCGGGATGATCTGTACGGTTATGGATTAGTAAAGGCCAAAGACGCTGTTGATTATATTGCGGCCAATGGTTGTACCGGTGGCGATGGAGGGGGGGGCAATAGTGACAAACCCTGTAAAGGCCGCAATTGTCGCTAA
- a CDS encoding YeaC family protein, producing the protein MKDIEQAIAQMTEEVYLRLVSAVELGRWQDGQPLTQEQKASTLQLVMLYQAKRQNLDEHLTVGADGRINEWSKAKFKQAFKGDTIASFDEKSL; encoded by the coding sequence ATGAAGGATATCGAGCAGGCGATTGCCCAGATGACCGAGGAGGTTTACCTCCGCTTGGTTTCGGCAGTGGAGTTAGGCCGTTGGCAAGATGGTCAGCCACTGACGCAAGAGCAAAAAGCATCAACCTTGCAGTTGGTTATGCTGTATCAGGCCAAACGGCAAAATTTGGATGAGCATCTCACCGTCGGGGCCGATGGCCGCATCAATGAGTGGTCGAAAGCCAAATTTAAGCAGGCATTTAAAGGTGACACCATCGCCAGTTTTGATGAAAAATCCCTTTAA
- the cls gene encoding cardiolipin synthase, with translation MEKIYQFLTLLTLIIYWTTTAAITIRIITKRRAIGVSLAWMMLIFVLPFVGVVAYLMFGELNLGRQRAARARQMFEPYSQWFKRLHHWRQYHPQLLSRYSETITSLCEQRMGIPALADNMLQLLDTPQSIMDALIRDIHAAQHQIHMEFYIWYPGGMADDVANALIQAAKRGVTVRILLDTAGSRTFFNSHWPETLRHSGIQVAKALPVSPFRILFQRIDLRLHRKIVVVDNEVAYTGSMNLVDPSYFKQDAGVGQWIDVMIRLTGANVPVLNCIHAWDWEAETSERQLPSPPVLDPHTQIDIKDIVQVIPSGPGMPEAMIQQVLLQSIYQARQRIVITTPYFVPSENLMFALVSAAQRGVEVDIIIPDKNDSMMVEWASRSFFGELLRAGVNIHRFKGGLLHTKSVVIDERHCLIGTVNLDMRSLWLNFEVTLAVDDQQFTQQLNQLQQQYLADSSAIDVNVWMKRKFHQRFIEQFFYWFSPLL, from the coding sequence ATGGAAAAAATATATCAATTTCTGACGCTGCTGACGCTGATCATTTACTGGACGACAACAGCTGCCATTACCATCCGGATTATTACTAAACGCCGGGCTATCGGTGTCTCTCTTGCTTGGATGATGTTGATATTTGTCCTGCCCTTTGTCGGTGTGGTCGCCTATCTGATGTTCGGGGAACTGAACTTAGGTCGCCAACGTGCAGCCAGAGCCAGACAGATGTTTGAACCCTATTCACAATGGTTTAAACGCCTTCATCATTGGCGTCAATACCATCCACAATTACTAAGTCGCTACAGTGAAACCATTACCTCATTATGTGAGCAGCGCATGGGGATCCCGGCACTCGCAGACAATATGCTGCAACTGCTCGATACTCCTCAAAGCATTATGGATGCCCTTATCCGTGATATTCATGCAGCACAGCATCAAATTCATATGGAGTTTTATATCTGGTATCCGGGCGGCATGGCTGATGATGTTGCCAATGCCTTGATTCAAGCGGCCAAGCGTGGGGTTACAGTACGGATTTTATTAGACACTGCTGGTAGCCGGACGTTCTTTAATAGTCACTGGCCGGAAACCTTACGCCATAGTGGTATTCAAGTTGCTAAAGCCCTGCCAGTTTCTCCTTTTCGGATCCTGTTCCAACGGATTGATTTACGCTTGCATCGCAAAATTGTTGTCGTTGATAATGAAGTCGCCTATACCGGCTCAATGAATTTGGTAGACCCAAGCTATTTCAAACAAGATGCCGGAGTGGGGCAATGGATTGATGTGATGATCCGGCTCACTGGCGCTAATGTACCGGTATTAAACTGTATCCATGCGTGGGATTGGGAAGCTGAAACCAGTGAACGGCAACTACCCTCGCCGCCTGTGCTTGATCCCCATACCCAAATTGATATTAAGGATATTGTTCAGGTTATTCCATCCGGCCCGGGAATGCCGGAAGCAATGATCCAGCAAGTATTACTACAAAGTATTTACCAAGCCAGACAGCGCATTGTTATTACCACGCCTTATTTTGTTCCCAGTGAAAATCTGATGTTTGCCTTGGTGTCCGCAGCGCAGCGCGGGGTTGAAGTGGACATTATTATTCCGGATAAAAATGATTCCATGATGGTGGAATGGGCCAGTCGCTCATTTTTTGGTGAGCTGCTGCGAGCCGGTGTCAATATTCACCGTTTTAAAGGCGGGTTATTGCATACTAAATCCGTGGTCATTGATGAGCGACATTGTCTTATCGGTACCGTGAATCTGGATATGCGCAGCCTATGGCTGAATTTTGAAGTCACACTCGCAGTAGATGATCAACAATTTACCCAACAGCTCAACCAACTGCAGCAACAGTATCTGGCTGACTCCAGCGCAATTGATGTGAATGTCTGGATGAAGCGAAAATTCCATCAACGCTTTATCGAGCAATTTTTTTATTGGTTCAGCCCACTGCTTTAA
- a CDS encoding DUF885 domain-containing protein, with protein sequence MKKAPLAGLLSLMMGSLALSGCHSSNTSIEKTTGHGQNSQAQGGEAVGMLSVNQHNRSIHADTRATADIAEQFAAFSDSFVLALWQVAPTWALYSGFHQYDGVLQIPDAISRQQTLDFVHQQRQLLADFAPESLSASAQTDQRLITNLLDKLEWQIKVFKSWQWDPSQYNVAGGFARIINEDFAPLDTRLRSVLARLAHVPAYYQAARMNITDPTLPHTQLAIAQNQGAFSVLSDELADKVQASGLSDDEKALFQRRLTAAREAITTHIDWLSARYQALQLTGARDFRIGAALYEQKFALDIQAGMTAEQLYQRAMAEKTQVQQSMAELTAKLWPKYFTEPMPKDSKLAIRQMIDHLSERHVAPQNFVSEVRAQIPQLEQFVQQHQLLTLDKDKPLVVRETPAYMRGFAGASISAPGPYEAGGNTYYNVTPLDNMTPAQAESYLREYNHWVLQILNIHEAIPGHYAQLVYSNQAPSRIKSLFGNGAMVEGWAVYTERMMLEQGYGDFEPELWLMYYKWNLRVICNTILDYSVQVLGMEEAEAMALLTQEAFQQQAEASGKWRRAKLSQVQLTSYYAGYRAIYDFREEYRHLIGAAFQLKDFHETFLSFGSAPVNAVRGLMLEKLPANATSQSITQGISAK encoded by the coding sequence CTGAAAAAAGCGCCGTTGGCTGGATTACTGTCGCTGATGATGGGGTCGCTTGCATTAAGCGGCTGTCACAGCTCGAATACGTCAATTGAGAAAACTACTGGTCACGGGCAAAACTCGCAGGCGCAGGGCGGGGAGGCCGTTGGAATGCTATCGGTCAATCAGCATAACCGAAGTATTCATGCCGACACCCGCGCAACCGCAGATATTGCCGAGCAATTTGCAGCTTTCAGTGACAGTTTTGTACTTGCCCTGTGGCAGGTTGCTCCTACGTGGGCCTTGTATTCCGGTTTTCATCAGTATGATGGCGTATTACAAATTCCCGATGCCATCAGTCGCCAGCAGACGTTAGATTTTGTCCACCAGCAGCGCCAGCTGTTGGCTGATTTTGCACCTGAAAGTTTATCAGCATCTGCGCAGACAGATCAGCGCCTGATAACTAATCTGCTGGATAAACTGGAGTGGCAGATCAAGGTATTTAAATCCTGGCAGTGGGACCCATCGCAATACAATGTGGCCGGGGGTTTTGCTCGGATTATTAATGAAGATTTTGCGCCGCTTGATACCCGGCTGCGCAGTGTATTGGCAAGGCTTGCCCATGTTCCAGCTTATTATCAGGCTGCCCGCATGAATATTACCGATCCCACCTTGCCCCATACCCAGTTAGCCATTGCTCAAAATCAGGGGGCATTTAGCGTCTTGTCTGATGAACTGGCCGACAAAGTGCAGGCATCTGGGCTCAGTGATGATGAAAAAGCACTGTTTCAGCGCCGTTTAACGGCGGCCCGTGAGGCAATTACCACCCATATTGACTGGTTATCAGCACGCTACCAAGCATTACAACTCACCGGTGCGCGGGATTTTCGTATTGGTGCAGCGCTGTATGAGCAAAAGTTTGCCTTAGATATTCAGGCGGGTATGACTGCCGAGCAGTTATATCAGCGGGCGATGGCTGAAAAAACACAAGTACAGCAGTCAATGGCTGAGCTGACAGCCAAGCTGTGGCCGAAATATTTTACCGAGCCGATGCCCAAGGATAGCAAGCTTGCTATTCGGCAGATGATTGATCACCTGTCTGAACGGCATGTTGCCCCGCAAAATTTTGTGAGCGAAGTGCGCGCCCAAATTCCGCAGCTAGAGCAATTTGTGCAGCAACATCAGCTACTGACACTGGATAAAGACAAGCCGTTAGTGGTGCGGGAAACGCCGGCCTATATGCGCGGCTTTGCAGGCGCTTCCATCAGTGCTCCCGGCCCCTACGAAGCTGGGGGCAATACCTATTACAATGTCACCCCCTTGGATAATATGACCCCGGCTCAAGCTGAAAGCTATTTGCGGGAATATAACCATTGGGTGCTGCAAATTCTCAATATCCATGAAGCCATCCCCGGCCATTATGCCCAACTTGTTTACTCCAATCAGGCGCCTAGCCGGATAAAAAGCCTGTTTGGTAATGGCGCTATGGTGGAGGGCTGGGCGGTGTATACCGAGCGCATGATGCTGGAGCAGGGCTATGGTGATTTTGAGCCTGAACTTTGGCTGATGTATTACAAATGGAATTTGCGGGTGATTTGTAACACCATTTTAGATTATTCAGTGCAGGTACTGGGTATGGAGGAGGCGGAAGCCATGGCATTGCTGACTCAAGAAGCCTTTCAGCAACAGGCCGAAGCCAGCGGAAAGTGGCGCCGGGCTAAGCTTAGCCAAGTTCAGTTGACCAGTTATTATGCCGGATACCGAGCTATTTATGATTTCCGCGAAGAGTACCGTCACCTGATCGGCGCTGCGTTTCAGCTGAAGGATTTCCACGAAACCTTCTTAAGTTTCGGCAGTGCGCCGGTCAATGCCGTGCGCGGACTAATGCTGGAGAAACTGCCTGCTAATGCGACGAGCCAGAGCATCACTCAGGGGATAAGTGCTAAATAG
- a CDS encoding IS3 family transposase (programmed frameshift), whose product MSKKRKNHSPTFKAKVALAAAKGNKTLAQLSSEFGIHQSQIGKWKQELLDNASTLFESKADKAKKNEVDCEKLHAKIGQLTMENGFFSQSARSLTRAQRKNKVDRKDKLPVLHQCRLLGISRSSAYYEPAPFSAEQLEIMRRIDQIHLKHPFYGSRKITLELCASGFHVNRKRVQRLMRLMDIVPLYPKKQTSRPNQAHTIYPYLLRELSIERADQVWATDITYIPMEKGFAYLIAIIDWHSRKVLAWRMSNTMDTQFCLDALDEALAKYGKPEIFNTDQGSQFTSDAFTGRLKEMDIRISMDGKGRWVDNVFIERLWRSLKYEEVYIKAYGTITEAELAIGEYFVFYNEQRFHQGLNNHTPDQVYFAKKKFAA is encoded by the exons ATGAGCAAAAAAAGGAAAAATCACTCGCCGACATTCAAGGCTAAAGTTGCACTCGCTGCGGCCAAGGGAAACAAGACGCTGGCTCAACTTTCTTCTGAATTTGGTATCCATCAATCCCAGATTGGCAAATGGAAGCAGGAGCTTCTAGATAATGCCTCGACCCTGTTTGAAAGCAAGGCTGACAAGGCTAAAAAGAACGAAGTCGACTGTGAAAAACTCCATGCAAAAATCGGTCAACTGACCATGGAAAATG GATTTTTTAGCCAAAGTGCTCGGTCGTTAACGAGAGCACAACGGAAAAATAAAGTCGACCGTAAGGATAAATTGCCCGTTTTACACCAGTGTCGTTTGTTGGGTATTAGCCGCTCTAGCGCCTATTACGAGCCTGCTCCGTTTTCAGCAGAGCAGCTTGAAATCATGCGCCGGATAGATCAAATTCATCTGAAACACCCGTTTTATGGCAGCCGTAAAATCACGCTGGAACTTTGTGCCAGTGGCTTTCATGTCAACCGTAAACGGGTGCAGAGACTGATGCGTTTAATGGACATTGTGCCTCTGTACCCAAAGAAGCAAACATCTCGGCCCAATCAGGCTCATACCATTTATCCGTACTTACTGCGTGAGCTGAGTATTGAGCGGGCAGATCAGGTCTGGGCCACGGATATCACCTATATTCCGATGGAAAAAGGGTTTGCTTATCTGATCGCCATCATCGACTGGCATAGCCGAAAAGTGCTGGCATGGCGCATGTCCAATACCATGGATACACAGTTTTGTCTTGATGCACTCGATGAGGCATTGGCCAAATACGGTAAGCCTGAGATTTTCAATACCGATCAGGGTAGTCAGTTTACCAGTGATGCGTTTACCGGCAGGCTGAAAGAAATGGATATCAGGATTAGCATGGATGGCAAGGGGCGTTGGGTAGATAATGTGTTTATTGAGCGACTCTGGCGGAGCTTGAAATATGAGGAGGTGTATATCAAAGCTTATGGCACTATTACAGAGGCAGAACTTGCTATTGGTGAATATTTCGTGTTCTATAACGAACAGAGATTTCATCAGGGACTGAATAATCACACACCTGATCAAGTCTATTTCGCTAAAAAGAAGTTTGCCGCTTAA
- a CDS encoding M14-type cytosolic carboxypeptidase yields MRISANFDAGNIQVISLDDKDNIQLAIRPDEGGEFFQWFNFRFEGQAGSIYRLNITNAGESSYTKGWENYQAVASYDRQSWFRLPTRYENGQLLIEVALDCEAIQIAYFAPYSYERHLDLLSAVQLHPEVSLEHLGLTLDGRDMTLVKVGDGNPDKKNIWITARQHPGETMAEWLIEGLLNRLLDSECATAKALLDKANFYIVPNMNPDGSARGHLRTNAIGVNLNREWQTPSLEKSPEVYYVTQKMQQTGVDLFYDVHGDEGLPYVFLAGCEGIPAWGERLASLQQDFISALTLASADFQSQYGYDKDAPGQANMTVASHWVGETFNCLSNTLEMPFKDNDNLPDPFVGWSPERCVYLGEASLIAMLAVVDKLR; encoded by the coding sequence ATGCGTATCAGTGCTAATTTTGATGCCGGTAATATTCAGGTCATCAGCCTGGATGATAAAGACAATATTCAGCTGGCCATCCGTCCTGATGAGGGCGGTGAGTTCTTCCAGTGGTTTAATTTCCGCTTTGAAGGTCAAGCCGGTTCAATCTATCGGTTAAATATCACCAACGCCGGAGAGTCCTCCTACACCAAAGGCTGGGAAAATTATCAAGCCGTTGCCAGTTATGACCGCCAAAGCTGGTTCCGCCTGCCAACCCGTTATGAAAATGGCCAACTCTTGATTGAAGTGGCGCTGGATTGTGAAGCGATTCAAATCGCCTATTTTGCCCCATACAGTTATGAGCGGCATTTGGACCTGCTCAGTGCCGTACAGTTACACCCAGAAGTGAGCTTAGAGCATCTGGGGTTGACACTGGATGGCCGTGATATGACCTTGGTTAAGGTGGGAGATGGTAATCCGGATAAGAAAAATATCTGGATCACGGCGCGTCAACACCCAGGGGAAACCATGGCTGAGTGGCTGATAGAAGGGCTACTGAACCGCCTGCTGGACAGTGAATGTGCTACCGCTAAGGCGCTGTTGGATAAAGCAAACTTCTATATCGTCCCGAATATGAACCCAGATGGCAGCGCCCGTGGTCATCTGCGTACCAACGCAATCGGGGTTAACCTGAACCGTGAGTGGCAAACCCCAAGCTTAGAAAAAAGCCCCGAGGTGTATTACGTTACCCAAAAAATGCAGCAAACCGGCGTGGATCTTTTTTATGACGTGCACGGTGATGAAGGGCTGCCTTATGTCTTTTTGGCCGGTTGTGAAGGCATTCCAGCATGGGGTGAGCGTTTGGCCTCACTGCAGCAGGACTTTATCAGTGCATTAACCTTGGCCAGCGCTGACTTCCAGTCCCAATATGGTTATGACAAAGATGCACCGGGACAAGCCAATATGACAGTGGCGTCCCACTGGGTCGGTGAGACCTTTAACTGTCTGTCCAACACGCTGGAAATGCCATTTAAGGATAATGACAATCTGCCTGATCCATTTGTTGGTTGGTCACCTGAGCGCTGCGTTTACCTTGGCGAAGCGTCCCTGATCGCCATGTTGGCGGTAGTGGATAAACTGAGATAA
- a CDS encoding endonuclease/exonuclease/phosphatase family protein — MLRKSRIFILAAMASVASAVSLSVIFDRYPAGVTDNVITPDFNHQCSRHTSRQFLDHDGQLNLAVWNIYKQQKTQWDAQLQQLLDNNQLVLLQEASLTKGLQHFLHDQQRHISMARAFSGFDTVNGVMNLAGVPSIEVCAELAMEPIIRLAKSALVATYPLSNGQELMVVNVHSINFSWELTAYHQQLHVLAKAIAAHKGPVILAGDFNTWRKRRLDLLTAVTQKLGLREAAITPDDRTRFFGHPLDHIYYRGLTLEWAKSPATKASDHSPMLAQFSLKTQH, encoded by the coding sequence GTGTTACGCAAATCCCGCATTTTTATTCTGGCAGCAATGGCTTCGGTAGCATCTGCTGTTTCATTAAGTGTTATTTTTGACCGTTATCCCGCTGGCGTCACCGACAATGTCATTACCCCTGATTTCAACCATCAATGTTCCCGGCACACATCCCGACAGTTTCTCGATCATGATGGTCAGCTAAATCTGGCGGTATGGAATATTTACAAGCAGCAAAAGACGCAATGGGATGCCCAATTGCAGCAATTGCTGGACAACAATCAGCTGGTGTTATTGCAAGAGGCAAGCCTGACCAAGGGGCTGCAACATTTTTTGCATGATCAGCAGCGGCATATCAGTATGGCCAGAGCTTTCAGTGGCTTTGATACTGTGAATGGGGTGATGAACTTGGCTGGGGTGCCGTCTATTGAAGTGTGCGCCGAATTAGCGATGGAGCCTATCATCCGTTTGGCAAAATCTGCTTTGGTTGCCACTTATCCATTATCTAATGGCCAGGAGTTGATGGTCGTCAATGTGCACAGCATCAATTTTTCTTGGGAGTTGACCGCCTACCACCAGCAATTACATGTGTTGGCTAAAGCCATTGCTGCCCACAAGGGCCCAGTGATCTTAGCGGGTGATTTCAATACCTGGCGTAAGCGGCGGTTGGACTTACTGACGGCGGTGACGCAAAAATTAGGGTTGCGTGAAGCTGCCATTACTCCCGACGATCGCACCCGTTTCTTTGGTCATCCACTGGATCATATCTATTACCGTGGGCTTACCTTGGAATGGGCTAAATCTCCAGCGACTAAGGCATCAGATCACAGCCCTATGTTGGCACAATTCAGTCTTAAGACTCAGCACTGA